The DNA segment TGGATGttgtcaatgaaaaaaaaaaaaccgatagAAGTCACCGTGGACAagttatcaataaattttactaactatattaatattataaatgctaaaggaACTCTGAACTTGAAGCCGAGGAATACCAACATCTAACATGCAGACAAAGCCGCGGATGAACACTTtccttcttaaaatataaaattaacaataagcCAAATATAGAGTATTAATATATCGGCAAATATAAGATACGAAGTAATGGTTCGTAAGGAATCCTTAATCCGAAGTAAAGCAAAAGtttgagaagatttggagcttatcccaccaagCTGCTACATTGCGGATTggtgaattaaataatattacatatgaaaGAACggttgatatacatatataataataaataatagtcagTACGgtaacaaattcaaatatataccgTTAcgatactaattattttataaaattaaccagataaaaaattaaataatatttatcaaaaaattctttcgctattttaataaatcatctgGGTCTGGTAATTGGAAAAATACAGAGCAACTTGGTGACCTCAAATTACAGCGAACTCGGCGGGCTGcaggaaaaatatttcatttgtctTAGTTTATCTGAATAGCGCAAGGACGGCATTGTTTTTctgaatatgtataataatacgaACGTCTGTGTGACCGCATTCGTGGCGCCACAATGAGCTTCGCGGCGACTATTCCCGGGATGAGTTTCGCGTCCAGTATTGTTTAAAGTTTGTCGTAATTAGTAGAGTTCCGCGCTGAATAGACTCCTAGGTCGCATTGTAGGAATGTTAAAACGCTTTTGCGGATCACtaaaattcttatttgaatCGAGTTATTTATAAAGGGGAATGTACACAGCTGTGTTTAATATTCTTTCAAGAATGATTTTCAGATGGGTCAAGTCAAAATGTATACTAAAATGAATGTTATAGTAGTCGTtacgcaaaaatatttttatcaaatgattttccattttcaaaaagaaatgctctaaataaatattttaatgttagtcacgccggttggcgtggttggtagatacttgcctttcaagccgaaggttatgggttcgtttcccacccaagacagacatttgtgtgcatgaacatgttcgTCCTGAGtttgagtgtaattatctatataagtatgtatttacataagaaaagtagtatatgtagtatattagttgtctggtttccaaagtacaagctctgcttagcttgagATCAGAtagtcgtgtgtgaataatgtcccaggatattattattattattattattattagtacttattataaatattttgatatatgtattttatacatatttttaaatgttgaacAATACTTGTGCAAATAATACAAcgcatttttatatgtattgaaagaaattatagaaataattattcttgtgaaaacaataattatgtagGAAACAATATACATTAATGTGTCAATTGTTTATTCAACAAATAATAGCCGGACCATAGacacaaaacaattaatttttcattcatgtgacttaaatattatttgcgaATCACACGATCTATTTTTATAACCGTTTCCTATTCATAGAAAATCATCCAAGAATTTTGAACatctaaataaacaattaatcaattacattttactcatgaaataagtattatagttcatatgcttttattttaatttgaagcaATTGCATAGATTTAGAAGTAATATATCATTCAAGAATCAATATATTCCAAGCGTCTTAGATGCCtctataataatagaaataaaattataatctcaTGTATGCCttactaacaaaaaatataatatttttatggctaatatattaaatatattgggaccgaaaatacaaatttaaacagATTTTTACGTTtcgatataaagtttttttgtttaGCTTTAGTAGTCGGAATGCAATATGCgtaaaattgaataaatcatACGTCGCATGATTACGttccatttttgaaaaaaaaactgtgtaaTAAGCTATATATGGATGATATTAAAGTTTACTCTACGAAATAACCAATATTTCAAGCTTAAACTACGTCATTCTCTTGTACAAATGATTCGATTGTTTGCAGTGCTCGGGTACCAAGGTGAAGTATTAAAGTTGACGAAGATATCGCGTTCCGAAATGGGAACATACTTGTGTATTGCGGGTAATGGAGTTCCGCCCACAGTGAGCAAGAGGATTCATATAAGCGTTCATTGTaagttgatattatattatattaagtaaaaatataatatcgtatatttatttaacaacgaATGTTAACGATGTCTGTgtacataaaaatgtatgaaattctGAGGTAACGTTTCTTTTTCTTATTCGTTACTaagtaataatatgatttaatatcGAGTGCacagtaaaaatattgaatgttcGTCTAGTGTTAATTTTTTCTGAGTATTATAATCCAAAACACAGACAAAGtgaaagtcaaaaatatttattcaatattactcTTAATTGTCGATTATCACTAATCTACCACCTTCCAGACAGgcttttttataagatttcacTAACACTTGTCAGCAGTAGCGATTGTGGTTAAAAAGCCTTAAGTCGATAAAAATTTGAACATCCCTTATTAAACAAAAGCCACAGCACTTACAGAACTATTATGTGTCGTCACGGCCCCTATGGGAGCGgatcttaattaaatatcgaaTCGTAGCACGCGAGGTGCAAGGGTTATAAGTGTCCGAAgagtaattaagttaattagtAGGTAAATTGTGTTATGAAGACCCATGAAATGAGTATCTATTGTAACGCAGTTGAATTTAATAACCATTTAATCAGTATATTCCAAACTGTCACACGtatgcttttatataaaatgttcttaattattttgttataaataacttgaaaaaaattagatatatttcagccacaaatatgatatatcttaaaataactttacataAGTCGATTTTTGGTATTGattatgaatgaaattttgttgctttttttaactctttttaaaaaatgtaagtatgttttacaatattatgaaaacaaGATACTTTGCTTTACTTAGGTTGCTTaatctaaaaatgttgtatgtggacttaattaaatataagaatataaaagtaatactcAAAGTTTTGATAGTGTTGCTATGTTTCGTTTTCCTTATTAaggtattgttttttaaatattgtcgaAACCCTGAAATAGAACCGATATTTGAATCTACATACGTTTTATATTAAGACCTATAACAGTTTTTtctctaaaataaaaaccacatcacgtataatgtttatttgaatCAGCATATATTGTAGACAAGCCTGGCTTaatatagcaataaaataaataacaaaattaatagaaataacacataaaaattaaataatcgaatcaaaaaaaaaaataagagtaatataaacacaagcaaatttacataaaacgaaattacatttaacaaaaatattgtatcagCAAAATTGGTTTTATCCCAATAGGTAAACCACTCGacctacatatacatatgtgtaccaaattaatatatactccGTGGTCGGCTTTATGCAATCTCGTTtaaaccacccactcatcaaatattcacacaccaaacagcaatacttagtattgttatgtttaggTTTTGTATAGGCAGTTGGTGGCGTATAGGCAATGTAAGAGATAGAATGGaggatggtgaccacttacttttAGATACTTCcattgccagtctgcctacatatttaaaatcgactattttaaagaaaaaaaagggaTATGGAATtactaaatgaataataatcattgatctaataataaattttcctaTTTGAATTTCTGAGTCAATTGTATGCTTTTGTCTAAATTATTCTAGAAATAAGACAGAATTGTATTCATATTCCGTTTCAATGCTGTTGCACTAGTACTAATTAGGGGGAAGGCGCAACTCTAGATGAATACAAGGTGACGCGCACCGTCTCGGCTAAATAATAGCCCAATCATTTTACGTCTTCGAATCCATTTACggttgtaaatttaattttgtcctCTTATttgatttcttattataattattctcgCCTCACcgcaatgaatataaaatattttcacattaagaagatttatttattcgCAGTTCATCCAGTAATTCAAGTACCAAATCAGCTCGTCGGTGCTCCACTAGGCACAGATGTTACCCTCGAATGTTACGTTGAATCTTCGCCAAAATCAATCAACTACTGGGTTAAGGATCCAGGTAATATTTCTTTTGTGATTGAAGAACTTTAAGACGATAATGAACATTAAGAATTTCGAatatcacattattttttttttctgagagATTAGGAAAACAAAACGAAGGTCTATTCTATAaaccattaatataaatattaattctgagaaaagtaataataataaaaatatagaccaTATATGAATAGGGCttagataaatatgtatttattgtgcTCTTTTTATAGATCTATATtcctattttgaatttattttatttttatttcaataatattaaatcaagtaAATGTAACCCAAACagataaaatgtttcttttttttaacttttggatgttgtttctttataaatgtGTACACTATTAAGATAAAACCCTTGTTATCTGTTCGAGTTGATCTAACAATAGCCTGGACGTCCAagcaatataattttgtaaatgaaaactcCCTTGTAAATCTTTCTTCCAATACAAGAAAGACCGTAAGATCATCTATCGTCTTGttctaaattaattacttacatataattacattaacgtTACGCAATATTGTTATCAAATTTGTATTAACGCTAATAGAATTATGATTAAGTTGGTAAAGCGTCACGATTATAAcagaaacaaattataaagcGGATATAAAACTCTAGGTGTCTGCCCGaagtttttacatttttcataaaaGTTGGCGGAGGAAAGATGAAATTCTAATATTGGATTTGAAAGCAaatgttttaagtaataaattgtaTCGCAGGTGAGCTGATAATACCATCCGAGCATCACGAGATGACTGTCAGACAAAAGAGTATGTTCGAAGCCGAAATGTCTATGACAATCAAGAACATACGGAGAGAGGACCTGGGCAGCTACATATGTGTTGCGAAGAACTCCTTAGGAGACGTGGAGAGTAAAATCAGGTTATATGGTATGAAaacagtataaattataataatttttttatttgttgtcttttttgttatttattgcaacctgatataaaaactttttgattaGCTTAGGCTACGCTGGTCGAGAATTCTCAAGGGTATTAAATATACgatttttatgcaaaaaaaattacattttttaaatttatataaaatattttttttaacgttttttatagaaataccaGGTAACGACAGGCATATATATCAGTACCCAGAGGAAAGAACGGTCTCAGATGATGAGTATGGAACCGAAATATATGATGAAGATTTTGATGATAAAGATCCAGAGAAGAGCAATCGAATTTCAGACAGAGCTAACAAATGGTTTTCAAACGATGGCAAAGTAATCGttactaataataatgcatCAATATTTAATgctacaattattattgttacaatcATAAgtctattaaatactttatcttAAAACTATTcagctaaaattatattaatcctAAAACCGTGCTGTTATAAATGTAtaggtttattattttataaatatattataatatttaattctgatttaataaaaaataaacgaacactaatatataatgcaaatttattattgttatttttattattttacatacaaactGTATTTAAATGACTGCTTAATGTAAAAACCATACGACCAACTAATCAAGCCGATGCAATCGCATTATGTTTTCAATCGAAACTACTGATAGCTTTTCAAATAACATTCAATCAAATAATGTTTTCGTAAAAATAGTTTACGTTTagcaatgttttataattatgcattaaaaataaataataaatgaagctGATTAGATGTTTTAGAATTCCGATCAAAATTAATTGTTGATTGAAGTTGATTTTAGGTGATCGACTGTGTTAGTGAAAGCGGTTTATAATCAAAATGTCaaccataatattattataagtaaatatttaacaaataaaatgcaaataactTGCTTTTTATCGTCATAAAACTATTGACAGTTTGAAAAGATCTCGTAAATTTTTCAATAGattttacaatcaatatatttatatttttatagtaaactgCTTGTGTGTATTTAGTTGATCGTTTCATATTTAAGGCGTTCTATGATATAAAGAGGTCTCTTGTTTTCAGCATCATCTTATGATGACCCTTCGTCCTCCACTCCTAGaaataggcctctccaatggcacaccactgagctcgatcttcagctctcaatctccatccttatgtatattttgtttaattttacagattttttttcaaaagtgtTCTATACTATATAAGAATTGCTTACCCAGAATCGGATAGCGCGATATTAGCTTCTTCTTGTCCATTGTATTGATTATAGTAGTCACAATGTCTAGAAATATTTGATATGTCTTGACcaacatatatttctttaagtacataatattgagaaattcaatattatttcctAAATAAGTAGTTAGGCATACATTATAGATTTCACGAATTTCTACAGGACAAAGGCCGTATTTGTATCGGCTGCATTACCCCCAAAATAGTATGCCAAAGTATCAAAGTATCTGTACaaaaaatttttataagttttttattggtctataatttattttaattatttattatgacaaaccaaaattaaataatgacaattaagtttaaattatgttttaatattttgcgttatttttaataattcagcGCGTAACGTGATAATAACTAGACTTAActtgtatatagttttataagttatatagagaaaatataatcgaattaaattttcatgtactttcTATTATTTAGGCGATATTTATTGGGACAGAAAtagtaaatgtttatataagatATCTGTAAAGCTGTGTATATtgctattgataaaaatatctatagcaGGTTATATGAGatgaaatatgattattatatattatacacattaatatacaatttgtaAAGACAATTTCtgtgcattaaatatatattttcaaagtgAATAAGTCATTTCATTGTTTCTTATGACGTAACaagctaataataaaaactgttttgtgTATACAAACGTATTTCATTTTACCTTCATTGAAATGTAAACTTGATTGTGGATTTTTGTAAAACGTTAATTAATAGAACGAAAGcaattcgttttaattaatttaatattaatcaaaagcTGACGACTGACCTTACATATAATAGTAGCTTATTAGCAATGAGTGCTATACATTATGGCGTCTCTTTAATGTTATCTATTAaactcttaatttaattttatctttaatgtctctttaattttatctttaatgttATCTATTAATACTATAGATATTAGGTAGAAATTAAAGGCAATACGAGTAAGCGCGCAGCTTGCAACGCCGCAATGTAGCGACTTGTGACGTCACAACATTTGAGTATAAAGCCCGACAATTGGTTGGTGTATATAAATATCCGCAGGCAATTCGGGATGTCTCACATTGGTTACGTTTACAAATAATTCAGGTCAGTCCCcagcttaaaaaaaaacaattttttaatatgtattataagtattaagtaTCTTACCAATTATTAGGCAATGAAATAAAGGTTTGTAATGGcgtttttttaagataattatgtGATGTGTTATATATCATTGTACATTGAGTTATTAAGCATTTTTGTacgtttaattgtaaatataataaaactgttttatttaataacaacttATACCGGTACAACTTTAAAAGATTAatgataatttgaataatattaatattaagctgactttgattatgttttttttaagttgcgTTCAGAAAATAAGTGTTTCACACAAATGTATCTAgtcaaaaaaaaactgtacaacGTACGTTATAAAAATTGATCGTTACAAAAAATAACGGCGATATAAATCTCtgtctttatttttacaactactAGTATGTAAAAGgccttattataataatcttcatcacctttcataaaaataaaaaagtcatttttgAAGTGTTAACTCATTCGATAttcaaaaatcattttaaaaagttaacacCGAATGAATTTGCCCCttaagtattaaatacaattcaaagATATTTAATTCTGATAAATTGAACTACAGTATTTCAAAAGTAGGTTtcgtatattcatatatttatatactttttaaatgctCTCGTATTTAtcgtcaattaattataattacgttGATAGCTTGCTCTGCCAAAGGATTCATTAATCCAATTAACGCTTGCTCGTAAATGCATCGATTGGCGTTAcccaattttataataatttgattaagtGACATAAagcaatgaaattaatattaatttaagagcTTTTGTCGCTAAACTAAATTAttcatcaatttatatataaaataccgaTAGCAAAATGAGTTATAAAATTATCGTAATTAATTGCAAATAACGTGTATTTGAAAGCTTATCAGTAAACTGCAAATTTGCTTAATCATTCACTTAGTGATCGGCCGGAAAATTAGTTGATAGGTTAACgtcaatcatttttataagaCAAAATTCAGTaagtgatattaaaaatattataattattctaatataaaatgGCGCATTGAATAATaacaatgtcctccagaccgatttcggccacaacggtcaatctcaagggaaattagccaactacgcaggagatatcatagtgcacaagtttgtgcacaaacacaggtgcactctctaatgcctaactctcataatccgatgggatggtaatccgacactaccggaaagagttcaggcgcagctttacgtgctttccgaggcacgggagtgtacacacttccaacttccagactctgggctgctagtATGTCTAACagagttacataaataaatagatttaatgCGTCACAAAATTATCAGAACGTAAGAGAAGAGTTATAACCATAATTTTTCTCAAGGAAAGTAGGATCTTGTACTAACGTCCTTAATTTGGGCAATCTAAACATGGTGTAGACGTGATTGATGCCCGCTGTCTACACTGCCTGTGTAACAAGTGTTTTTACGTGACTGTTTACCGGTTTTTATCTGTAAACATCGTAACAAGCTTGCGTATTATAAAACTTGATTagtaagaattaaatatataataaacaaaatatatctatattttgcCGCTTCGTAAAATACACAATACTTTATAAATCAGCTTTTTAGTTTTGACCAAATAAGTAGAAGTGCTAAAGTgcttatttatcaaatttaagttttaagcACGAAAGTGTAAAGCTGCGTCTCCACCACGCTCATGCCAAAAATATCTGTTACTTTAGTTACcaatataaaacaacaatgtTGTGTCTCAATATGGttctgttatgtttttttatataaaaatacgaatatacataaatataatatgcgaACCAAATATCAATCATTCTTTGTTTAAAGATTGTTTCCTCCCATGCTTTATGTTTAGTAGAAAGTTAGCCCATGTCAAACATAATCGGTTACATAGAAGTTCGAATTTAATTCGACTAAATCTTAAAGGGATGTACGGAAATCCACGTACGTACACATACGTACACATTAAGATAGGGGTGCTTAAATTGCTTAtcatagatttatatttaataaaatgaatatttttgcaaacaaaaaaagcgagaaaataaaaaacgagTACATTCactaaactataaataagaTCTCGGCAAATAAACAGTCGTATGTTTTATCAGTTTTTATGAGGTCTACAAATTCCATTTTCAAAGCCAGCTTAGGAGATTTCGAATaactttgaataaatataacaaaaagtcAGTCTAGACATAGAAAATATTGAGCTTATTAAATTTTGGTACAATCAACGTTTTATACTTACATTTTattgagtatattttattacgtgTGGGTTGTATCTTAATTTTGGACgagtataaaaatgttttaccctgaaatatttttttaaataaaattttatttaaacattagtttatttgtttctaAATCTGTATGTATCTGTATGGAAATAGGCTAGGATCTCATTGAATAAAAAAGATTCAATCGGTGGCAATCGCAGaggttttagtatattaaatatccCCGTAACTCGCTGCTTCGCCAGGAACCCATCTTCTTTCAAAGACTTTCCCTGCATTGAGAAATCGCCTAGTAGGCTGCATATCCGGAGTGTCTAGGGTTAAATCTAGATCGGGCAAAAAATGAGCCAATACAGGAGAAACCTGTATCAGTTTTACAATCCAGTGCCCCAGAAAGCACGAAGCGATATTGGCACTTAAgtttacttttgttatataattactacCGCGGAACTGACTGTGACAAAATAGCATCTGAGATACACCGGTtcgcaaaattaattataaaacaaattaagcacataaaaattgttTGGATTTGAAGCAGCAATCTTCGTATATAATTCACATATTCtatccactgagccatctcggcttaaaataattatcttcaaTATCGCTGtgggaagccgagatggcccagtagtaagaacgcgtgaatcttaaccgatgatcgtgggctcaaacccgggcaagaaccactgaattctcatgtgcttaatttgtgattataattcatctcgtgctttacggtgaaggaaaacatcgtgaggaaacctgcatgtgtctaatttcactgaaattctgccacatgtgtattccaccaacccgcattggagaagcgtggtggaataagctccaaaccttctcctcaaaataaggagaggaggccttcagcccagcagtgggacattcagaggctgtttCGGTCTCggttcaatcaacagccaatcgttgtccactgctgaacataggcctctcccaaggtgcgccaaagttccctgtcctccgccttccgcatccagttggtgcccgccaccttcttaaggtcgtcggtccacctggctggagggcgccctacgctgcgcttgccgattcgcggtctccactctaggactcgtctgctccaacggctatcggtcctacgacatacgtgaccaacccactgccacttcagcctgctaattttgcaagctatgtcggtgactccggttcttttccggataatctcatttctgatcttatccttcaaagatactccgagcatagctcgctccatagcacgctgagcgactttgaatttgtggactagtcccgcagttagtgtccacgtttcggcaccgtatgt comes from the Nymphalis io chromosome 1, ilAglIoxx1.1, whole genome shotgun sequence genome and includes:
- the LOC126771975 gene encoding lachesin-like; protein product: MLVHLFVLSTALAAATSGKHGGVEVPEFGEPITNLTVPIGRDATFKCIVVNLGNYRVGWVKADTKAIQAIHEHVITHNHRVSVSHSDHSTWYLHIKNVQEEDRGQYMCQINTDPMKSQMGYLEVVIPPDFIPEETSGDTMVPEGGTARVSCKARGIPPPRVMWKREDGQEIVVRDNTGAKTKVLGYQGEVLKLTKISRSEMGTYLCIAGNGVPPTVSKRIHISVHFHPVIQVPNQLVGAPLGTDVTLECYVESSPKSINYWVKDPGELIIPSEHHEMTVRQKSMFEAEMSMTIKNIRREDLGSYICVAKNSLGDVESKIRLYEIPGNDRHIYQYPEERTVSDDEYGTEIYDEDFDDKDPEKSNRISDRANKWFSNDGKVIVTNNNASIFNATIIIVTIISLLNTLS